The Synchiropus splendidus isolate RoL2022-P1 chromosome 8, RoL_Sspl_1.0, whole genome shotgun sequence genome has a window encoding:
- the egln2 gene encoding prolyl hydroxylase EGLN2 yields MESLGHADSLSPRSSLTSPEIHHHTYQATMGLNGFCAPTVRSQIPADFLAALASKTDPPGAITLTTESKTGLPPPNTRVVSPSATVEGSQAGALAQTPNGYPAQIRSLGDPLYPLSKSSCLLGNEDWAVLQNCALARRINNDLKARQQQKRRAVENQDFGSVANNGTADFDTKRRRLLDGSSSHKSSESSRVAPVPINCGISFHSNQVDPDLGNCVAPYSPPFSPSRHVRQHKGQHVVTPSQTSPVEADELPTPTPSEEWSAERIAMQHIVPCIKCFGMCMKDNFLGPSLGDKVLEEVEILNSSGMFRGGQLVSQRNIPSGNIRGDQIAWVEGREPGCENIGLLMEHIDKVIMHSAANGQLGGCVINGRTKAMVACYPGNGAGYVRHVDNPNGDGRCITCIYYLNKNWDVEKQGGLLQIFPEGKNVVANIEPLFDRLLIFWSDRRNPHEVKPAYATRYAITVWYFDAKERAEAKEKYRLATGQKGVQVPVTQNSKA; encoded by the exons ATGGAGAGTTTGGGCCACGCTGACTCTCTGAGCCCGAGATCTTCCCTCACATCACCGGAGATTCATCACCACACATACCAGGCAACTATGGGACTGAACGGATTCTGCGCACCGACTGTTCGCAGTCAAATTCCTGCGGACTTCCTGGCTGCTCTGGCCTCAAAGACTGACCCCCCTGGGGCCATAACCCTCACCACAGAGTCGAAAACCGGGCTCCCTCCGCCAAACACCAGGGTTGTTTCTCCGTCGGCCACGGTAGAGGGAAGCCAAGCAGGTGCGCTGGCTCAAACTCCAAATGGCTACCCTGCCCAAATAAGGAGTTTGGGGGACCCTCTGTACCCCCTTAGCAAGAGTTCATGTCTACTAGGCAACGAGGACTGGGCCGTGCTCCAGAACTGTGCGCTAGCAAGAAGGATCAACAATGACTTGAAGGCTAGACAGCAACAGAAGCGCCGGGCTGTCGAGAACCAGGACTTTGGGTCAGTAGCCAATAATGGCACGGCGGACTTCGACACGAAGCGACGACGACTACTGGATGGAAGCTCGTCCCACaaatcatcagaatcatccagaGTGGCCCCAGTTCCCATTAACTGTGGCATcagtttccatagcaaccaAGTTGATCCTGATCTGGGAAACTGTGTCGCCCCGTACTCGCCTCCCTTCAGTCCTTCCCGCCATGTTCGCCAGCACAAAGGGCAGCATGTGGTGACACCCAGTCAGACCTCCCCTGTGGAAGCCGATGAGCTCCCGACCCCGACGCCTTCCGAGGAGTGGTCGGCCGAGCGCATCGCCATGCAGCACATCGTCCCCTGCATCAAGTGCTTCGGCATGTGCATGAAGGACAACTTTCTGGGACCGTCTTTAGGGGACAAGGtcttggaggaggtggagatccTGAACAGCAGCGGCATGTTTCGCGGCGGGCAGCTGGTGAGCCAGAGGAACATTCCCTCCGGGAACATCCGTGGAGACCAGATCGCCTGGGTGGAGGGTCGGGAGCCGGGGTGTGAAAACATTGGTTTGCTGATGGAGCACATTGACAAGGTGATCATGCACAGCGCCGCCAACGGACAGCTGGGGGGCTGCGTCATCAACGGGCGAACCAAG GCCATGGTCGCTTGTTACCCAGGAAACGGCGCCGGCTATGTCCGCCATGTCGACAACCCCAACGGTGACGGACGCTGCATCACATGCATCTACTACCTGAACAAGAACTGGGATGTGGAG AAACAGGGAGGGCTGCTGCAGATCTTCCCTGAAGGCAAAAATGTTGTCGCCAACATTGAGCCGTTGTTTGACCGGCTGCTCATCTTCTGGTCGGATCGCAGAAACCCACATGAAGTTAAACCTGCCTACGCCACTCG CTACGCCATCACGGTCTGGTACTTTGATGCCAAAGAGCGAGCAGAAGCGAAGGAGAAATACAGACTGG CAACTGGACAGAAAGGCGTCCAAGTGCCCGTCACTCAGAACAGCAAGGCGTAA